AGCCGTGGATGTTCGAAGAGCATCGAAAAAGTTTGATCACTTAAGCGAAACCAGATACTGATATTGATTCCACACTTCTCttaaggaaaaaaggaaagaaaaaaaattgtttagatGATGAATGTTGTTATATCTCGATCGATCAAATCGTGTAGAAACTCTCCACGACTGCGAAATCTTCACATGGCGCTAGCAGAGTTCATAAACAGCTCGTGACCCCACTACAGATCTGGGAATAGAGAAGGACAAACATACGTAGAACCATGTCTGACATGATCAACGAATCTGAGCTCCTCATTCATTATTAGAGAAAATCTCCATCTTAAACCCCGCACACGCAAGCTTCATTTGATGATGACAGATAcatgttagacgcaaattgcgtaaccctaagatctccataactagaacgaGAACATGTATagttgagtagaaagattaacgcacctgttttggaatccattgttcttgaagcggaagcggaaacacaatgtttcacgcgcaagtcattctcctctattgcccttcGTATCACTAGCttaatgaggcggcccccctcacgtgtagcgttaggtaaacgccccttatgTGAGGATACAGGTGAGAATTAggattagaggagagacttgagcactatttatagagtttccaaccagtccctctcattacaggccaggctcaactcggcccacactagtcagcccatattagactaattaagaaaccttctatctcaccttagaccaaatcccgtaaaacggtaaacgttaaacggtaaattacaatatcaattaatgtagtccacaattagaaaaactcttacaataCAATCTTGGTACGGTTGGCATATTATATGCCCGGAGCTTTAACGTCACATTGCAGGTGGTTGGGACGATGGCTAACGAACGAGCTGCAGTGCTGATGCTGATCGCCTGCGTCCTTCTGTCTTCGACGACATTGGTGGCTCTCGGTGTTGTGAACAATTGCCCGGACAATGATAGATGTGTGGAAGCTCCGCAATACTCTGTGGGATTCTTCTTTAACACATATAAAGAAACACGAGCGATGTTACAATATATGCACTCACTCCGAAGAGTGTACCTTCGGCAAGGAAATATGCTCGGTATATTGCAAAGTGGTATGCCAGCTGATCCATACTAACGAACCATAAACCAAACCGGTTACTTCCGATGACGTAGGCATTTTTTCAAAGTGCTCGatatatttcaaaatgaatgaataaagaaggaattttttcgctgcttttctctttgaattttattattctcATCAGATTTTATCTCATCTCATTAGAAAATTATATTGTTCTCTTCTAGaaaagacctttttttttcgtGCTAGTAAATTCCTAAAGGAGTTTGTAAGTATCACTTTTATTGTTCTAATTGGATCTCATCTCATTTCATCGTATGATTCTATTGTTCTATTccagaaaaaaaatactttttttgtgCTAGTAAATTCCTAAGGAACTTTGTAAGTATCGCCAAATTGTTCCTAAAAAAATTACAGATCACTTGATTTCTTACTAACTTATTGATAGCTtactaattttatgaaattgtCAACTCTTATTTTTTAATAGTATGCAAATTGCCAATTTTTCTCGTCTTTCACCATATTTGTAAAAGCCTTCTAAGAAATCATAAGAGAAACTCTCGGATTAATGGGAGAAAACTTAAAATGTCACACTAATCCAGAGTTAATAAATGTAAGAGGCGGATGACCAAgtcaaataaaagttaataaCTCAATAGAAgttgataaaaatattaaaaagaattaagtGTTGGTCGTTAAttcaaatgagagttggtaactcataaatattaagtattttaatttgacaaattttttcttttggtcagtGACAAAATTTGGTTGCTCACTCTAGTTTCAGCTCATAATTTCATTTAAGAGCTAGCAAATTGAAAACATCGTAAGCtatgttattaaaaattgttgagtTAATACAAATATTACTAATTGCAAACTATCACgataaactagaaaattttcattaaattattaGTGAATTACCAACAATTCATGTATAAAAATGTCATCGATAGTTTTTTTACCAACAGTTTTGTTGATATTTGTTGATACTTAATAGAATTATtaccatgataaaaaaaaaaatgtattttttataAGCGGAACAATAGAATTCACACAGCTTTAAATATGCAGAATACGATATATAGATTCTTATTTTCCAAAAGCCATCGACAACGAACTAATCTGAAACAAAAGACACCACACAACTTGGAACAATATATAAACTTTGATGCTCCTGTAGAGCACCTTATTGCAGGTACATATATGTTTGTGTTTCAATCCAAAATGCTTGTGCATACATAGTTTTAAGTAATACTAATGCACGCCAGCATGCGCGCGACGCCATGACACGCCAAAGCGCGCAGGCCCGGCAACCATCGTTCGAGGAgtataatgaaataaaaaacaaaccCGTATAGCCTATTCTATCGACATAACTTCTGCAGCGATGTGCTTCGGAGAAAGAGGCAAGGCGATTAGTAAGAAGGCGCCGTTGCTGGGGCGACTCCTATGAACTGGACAGAGTGAATTGGTCCCGGAGCCACGTGCCCCGAGCTTCGGATCTCACCCATTCCTCTGCGCGCAATCCCTCTTTGAGCCTCGCATAGTTTGGGAAGAAACACGCCTGCACCAAGAGATTTTACGCGTGCATTTGACTCAAAAGGCGTCCTTATTGGAATATTAAAGGAGTACCGTGTGTagtttctattcaaaataatttttaagatgaAGATTCTATTCTCCAATCGGCGAATCCAATCTGATCTTCTAAGATATTGGAAAAACTTATCATACCGTACGTTCTATTTCAAGAGGATTCTACGGCTACGAGTGATTTGGCTTACTAACTAGAAAACGTAGTTGATGCAGTTACCTTCACCGGCGGCGAGGCTGAAGTAGAGATCGACGATGTTGGGGCAGTTTTCGTAGCACCCAGAGGAGCAGAGCTTTTGGGTGAAGCGAGACTCGAGGAGCGAATCCGAGGAGACGCCGAGAGTCTTTCTGTCGAGCCCGCAAGCGGCGATGCACTCGTCAGTCTCGATGTGGTCCTTCAGATTGTCGGCCTCGATCTCCGAGGACCGGCATGTGTAGCCCTCCTCCCCGCTCCTCCTCACCTGCTTCTCAAGCACGCACCGCTTGCCCGTGGACGACACGGCGAACGCGCACGATCCTTGATCAAGATTCTCACATGCAATATCTCCTGTAAACAACTCACCGACATACATATCAAGATGCACGAAAAGATACCGAAACTTTTTAAGATAGAACTAAGAATATAAGCACACCTAGGGTTCCTTGAACGCCGAAGGCAATGGCCAGAGCGAGGAGTGCGAGATTGCAGAGGCCGGCAGCCATTGTTTTTCTGAGTTCAAAGGTTTGGGAGGGAGAGAAGTGAGAGCGGGGGAGCCTTGGAGGGGAGGCTTTATCGGACTCTTTCTAAGTGTTTTCGAGTAGTGGCTAACAAGTTCGGTAGGCCAGGCCATTTATAGGGGTTTCCATGGAACTGTTGGTGCGTGGGTAGATCGGTGGACGGAGAATGGACTTTCGATGTGAGAAGGAGACAAGCAGGAAAGCGACAGATGCGAACTCTATTTTCGAACCATATTTGCTGGACTTCGTCCAACGAATTTAATGAAACatatacaatttatatctaaTGTTTGAATATACGTTATGGTGAGTGTTTGGAGGGGGAAAAAGCCCATTTTGTTTCACACTTTCatcgggagaattaccaaaaaagtcctaaacctattgcaattgtgccaattcagtcctaaacttttttttttttggctaatttagtcctaaacattttacttttgtttcagtttagtccttccggccaaaattagccggccgGCGTTGACGTGGCAGTCGGCCGGTGCCGGCGAGcttcttttaataatatttgatttttaaaaaaatttattaatttattaatttttttttttttttccttctccctcctcctttcttgggctcggcgaccggccaggctggccggtcgccggactgAGGCGATCCGACGGGCGAgcccccctcgccggatcggcgagggctcgcctcgcccggccgacCGCCGCCGAGCCCTCGTCGTCGCGGGCGCGAGCTCGCTCGCCGTCaccgggcgaggcgagcccttgccgacgtgacggcgagccccctcgccggatctagcgagggctcgcctcgccacgatcgcgaggcgagctcgcgccCATCGACAAGAAGGGGGCTCGCCATCGCATCGGCGAGGCCTCCTCGCCCGCCGGAgcccaaggaaggaggagggaggaagaaaaaaaaaggaaaaagaaacaaattaataaaaattaataatttttttttaaaaatcaaatattattaaaaaaagctCGCCGGCACCGCCGGCTGCCACGCGCGCCGGTCagctaattttgatcggaaGGACTGAatgaaacaaaagtaaaaggtttaggactaaattagccaaaaaaaaaagtttatgactgaattggcacaattgcaataggtttaggacttttttggtaattctccccactTTCATCTATGATAAGAATATAATGCAAATCCAAATTACACTTTTGATTATTACAAAATGAAATTTAAGTGCTAATATTTGGAGTGTGAAAGTGATATTTGGAGTGTGAAAGTGACGAAGGTATATTGTGTTGGATGCGTGAAAGTCATCATTATCTTGATCATTCCTATCTACATTACAGAGTTATGCATTTGGCCTCACATGTAGTTTCTGTAAACTAGGTCATTGAAGGAAatttggtaaagaaaagagCATCAACATTCCCCGACTCTAAGATCCTCTTTACTCTTATATTATGCATAAATAGATCAATAGgtattagaaaataaatttatagaTAAGTAGATAGATAACTTTcacatgtaatttatttatttatttatttattattctaatGTCAAAGTTAAGGCTtcgtttcaagaaaaataagtgatttgaaaaatattttcctaaaaataattatttatatcgttcaaaataattagttaatgagaGATTATCtcaatatcaataataattcGCATCTGAATATTTTCGTGAATgaagaaaatatctttcattagttcatttttgtaagcaatacaaatatatatatatatatatatatatatatatatataaagttttTCGAATTGAGCCATTCGTAATTATACTTGAATTCCTATCTTCATCGATGCGAATTTCGATTTGAAATCAACCTAGTACTTATCTACATAGAAAGCCGATCTCCTTTTTTAAGTTGCATAATAAAATTCGCCACGAAAAAGAaattccccccaaaaaaaaagaaaaagaaaaagaaaaagacaagctTGATATTCTTCAAACTATTCACGAATAGAGGTCTACCTAACATGCAAAAAAAGATCATCTCCATCACATCTACACGGTGACTTATTGTCCACAGATATCATGCTGTCATCTAGTCTACGGGAGGCACGCCCTTGAGGCTCCGCCATTAGTGGCGGATGGGGGCCTTTGCCAATTGCCAATCATGGCAAAACTTCGGTCTCGGGTGAAGGTCTTCCGAGAGAGTTTGAATCAACACATGGAATAAAAACCATTCTCCTGCCTCCCTCTTTTCAATGCTTTTTGTAGCGCTGTGGAACCTGAGGGTCAAAGTTTGGTGCATCTGATGGCGACCCTTGCATGCTTAGGACACCTGGAAATATGTTACTCGTTTTCCTATTCCCGatggattaatatcatgaaaaatctcaaaatgatatatttatgatcaATTTACCATTCGTAAATtcttgttaaattttaccgtcaaatgattgaacacgtgacaattgacatttgagatttttggttatattaatccaatttattgAAGACtaataaagagtaaatttgtcaaaattataCCGGTATGTaatttttggtgatcaaaaaatgagtttatgataaatttattacacgtgtaccaatttaggcTTTTGGATAGTATTAACCCTTTAGAGAGGTCTTGAGTTGAACTTGTGTTGCATTAACGAGGCTTGAGGGTGGGCAAAATCTACATTTTCTCATAGCCATACTTAGTCACTCGCAAGTTGATGGACTTGGTATTATAGCTTTTGTTGAAAGTAGCTAGGTTAGGCAAATAGTAACTACCAAATGACAAAGAAGACCCCTTCAATTAATATCGTTTATATGTTTATAACCGAGACGGCATTTGGAATTGCGAAATTAATGAAGACAGTTCTAGATTCTTAGCATCGTTTTACTAAATTTGCGGCGCAATTACCTTCTCGCCCTTCGCGAGAATGTTGAGTTCTAGATTATTGGCATCGTTTTGCTAAATTCTCGGTGCAATTACCATCGCACTAGAGAATGTTCTGGAAGCTTTTATGGGAACCCTAGGTGATCTTGGGATGTCATGACACTTTTGCCTAGTGCCAGCAACCTTGGTTGCAGGAATCTTGTGACCATGACACTTTGGTTGTACCGTGACTTGACTTTTACACACAACTGTCATGACACTTTTGCCTAGTGCCAGCAACCTTGGCAGCCCTTAGTCCTGGAATCATATATGCTCCCTTGGTTGCAGGAATCTTGTGACCATGACACTTTGGTTGTACCGTGACTTGACTTTTACACACAACTCCTCTCACGCTCTTTATGTGCCTACTCGATGAGGGACTGTTGGCATTCACTAGACACTACAGATACAAGTCACATACCAAGAGTCCCACATTGAATGGGCACACAAAGAAAGCATAAAGCCCACCGAGCCTTGCTCCAACCAAAGCATATCTCTCTTGACTTTTTGTCtaaatgaacattttaaaaagtcttaataattaagaattaaacttatttctttaataattttaaataaattaaaattaaaattttaaataattattagttTGGTTTAGACGATTTCAAGGATGGAAGTAGGAATTGGACTGATTTCATCAGTTCCAATTTTAGGGAACCGGAAATTAAATCGGCACCCCTTGGGATCAAATTGAACCAATTAGTTTGGTCCGGGTGGCTCCCTTGCTTAGCCCTAGGCAGACTAGAGTAATGGCTGAC
The sequence above is drawn from the Eucalyptus grandis isolate ANBG69807.140 chromosome 11, ASM1654582v1, whole genome shotgun sequence genome and encodes:
- the LOC104424421 gene encoding uncharacterized protein LOC104424421 produces the protein MAAGLCNLALLALAIAFGVQGTLGDIACENLDQGSCAFAVSSTGKRCVLEKQVRRSGEEGYTCRSSEIEADNLKDHIETDECIAACGLDRKTLGVSSDSLLESRFTQKLCSSGCYENCPNIVDLYFSLAAGEGVFLPKLCEAQRGIARRGMGEIRSSGHVAPGPIHSVQFIGVAPATAPSY